In the Helicobacter typhlonius genome, one interval contains:
- a CDS encoding F0F1 ATP synthase subunit delta: MLHIVAKKYTQALMDSVSDLDEVLHILKGFSNVLREKKNADIIASPFLSKSQKEQFLLESVSKVGKVDTKLENFFRLLAEADRILLIPYIASELEKCLLARRKEYAATLVTKEELDSATLDKIQSALAKKLGVKLSIMQELSGAEGIKLSVEDLGIEVSFSKERFSSDLKYHILKAL, encoded by the coding sequence ATGCTTCATATCGTTGCAAAAAAATACACACAAGCCCTTATGGATTCTGTAAGTGATTTGGACGAAGTGCTCCATATTTTGAAGGGATTTTCTAATGTCCTTAGGGAAAAGAAAAATGCAGACATTATCGCCTCGCCATTTTTGAGCAAGTCCCAAAAGGAGCAGTTTTTACTGGAAAGTGTAAGCAAGGTTGGTAAGGTAGATACAAAGTTAGAAAACTTTTTCCGTCTTTTGGCGGAAGCAGATAGAATCTTGTTGATACCATACATAGCTAGTGAATTAGAGAAGTGCCTGCTTGCACGCAGGAAGGAATATGCAGCCACGCTTGTAACAAAGGAAGAATTAGACAGCGCTACGTTGGACAAGATTCAATCTGCTTTAGCTAAGAAGCTTGGCGTAAAGCTTAGCATCATGCAGGAGTTAAGTGGGGCAGAGGGCATTAAGTTGAGCGTTGAGGATTTGGGCATTGAGGTATCTTTTTCCAAAGAACGTTTTAGTAGTGATCTCAAATATCACATTCTAAAAGCACTTTAA
- a CDS encoding F0F1 ATP synthase subunit B, translated as MKKILCVALLLFFPSFLLASAGIEGSDFVERIINFVIFVAILWYFAFDPIKGLFVNRKNAIAARLQEAQSNLHKAKQEKEEAQKRLEESKERGKSIVNAAKQEAYLVEQRYNGQIKKDVEALKYALESNIEFERRKVVQESVNKLLNTLIKSNDIHLNKEEYVNIITKRIS; from the coding sequence ATGAAAAAGATTCTATGTGTGGCATTACTTTTATTTTTCCCGTCCTTTCTTCTCGCTTCTGCTGGAATAGAAGGAAGCGACTTTGTGGAACGTATTATAAACTTTGTAATTTTCGTAGCAATTTTATGGTATTTTGCTTTCGATCCGATCAAAGGTTTGTTTGTCAATAGAAAAAATGCCATAGCTGCTCGTCTTCAAGAAGCGCAAAGTAACCTCCACAAGGCTAAACAAGAAAAAGAAGAAGCACAAAAACGCTTAGAAGAGAGTAAAGAAAGGGGCAAATCTATCGTTAATGCGGCGAAACAAGAGGCATACTTGGTAGAGCAGAGATACAACGGACAAATCAAGAAAGATGTAGAGGCGTTAAAATATGCTTTAGAGTCAAATATTGAATTTGAGCGAAGAAAAGTGGTGCAGGAAAGTGTCAATAAACTCCTTAATACACTCATTAAGAGCAATGATATTCATCTTAATAAAGAGGAATATGTAAACATCATTACCAAAAGGATTTCATAA
- a CDS encoding FoF1 ATP synthase subunit B', with protein MSITLNPYLMLLVFVTFMLLIFLLNQWLFKPMLAFMSNRDSFIDQEITNTQGYRGEIDEIEKEIARTLSLARKEAAQILESATKEAKTNYEEKINAKKVENESKLAQAKQELEEQKSQLYAELLEQLPVFKNALNAKLEQI; from the coding sequence ATGAGCATTACCCTCAATCCTTACTTAATGCTACTTGTTTTTGTTACCTTTATGCTTCTTATTTTCTTGCTAAATCAATGGCTTTTCAAACCTATGCTTGCTTTTATGAGTAATAGAGATAGCTTTATTGACCAAGAAATTACAAATACACAGGGTTACAGAGGTGAAATAGATGAAATTGAAAAAGAAATTGCACGAACTCTGTCTTTGGCGCGCAAAGAGGCGGCACAGATTCTAGAAAGTGCTACAAAAGAGGCAAAAACTAACTATGAAGAAAAAATTAATGCAAAGAAAGTAGAGAATGAGAGCAAACTCGCACAAGCCAAGCAAGAGCTAGAGGAGCAAAAATCGCAGCTTTATGCAGAGCTGCTTGAGCAACTTCCTGTTTTTAAAAATGCACTTAATGCAAAACTCGAGCAAATATAA
- a CDS encoding ParB/RepB/Spo0J family partition protein: MSKKKLAIGRGLGAILSETAEAYEQSLSDNSSPVLELDIDIIKPNPYQPRKTFNTQALQELSESILEHGLLQPVVVYDNGDGDYILIAGERRLRASKLAGLSNIKAIVAEIDFKRLRELAIIENIQREELNPIELALSYEELLKEYGITHEELSKRINKSRTQITNTLRLLQLSDEVKQMLNEDKISQGHAKMLVTLNADKQKLVADSIIGQKLNVRDTETLIKKIKEEPNKTKKSPKEYMRNINNKLLTELQDELKLLGIQSQTSSSKITICFQNDAEIATLIKKISK; this comes from the coding sequence ATGAGTAAAAAAAAGTTAGCAATCGGCAGGGGGCTAGGCGCGATACTTTCTGAAACAGCAGAGGCTTACGAGCAAAGTCTCAGCGATAATTCCTCGCCCGTGCTTGAACTCGATATTGATATTATTAAGCCAAATCCCTACCAACCGAGAAAAACTTTTAATACTCAAGCCCTGCAAGAACTTTCTGAATCTATACTTGAACATGGCTTATTGCAACCTGTCGTTGTATATGATAATGGCGATGGAGATTATATTCTAATCGCTGGTGAGCGCAGACTCCGCGCCTCAAAGCTTGCGGGATTGAGTAATATCAAAGCCATTGTGGCAGAGATTGATTTTAAACGCTTAAGAGAACTTGCCATCATTGAAAATATTCAACGTGAGGAGCTTAATCCTATCGAGTTGGCACTCTCATACGAGGAGCTTCTCAAGGAGTATGGTATTACCCACGAGGAACTATCTAAACGTATCAATAAATCACGCACACAAATTACAAACACTTTACGCCTTTTACAACTTAGTGATGAAGTCAAGCAAATGCTGAATGAGGATAAAATCTCGCAAGGACACGCAAAGATGCTTGTTACACTAAATGCAGATAAACAAAAGCTCGTAGCAGACTCTATCATAGGGCAAAAGTTAAATGTGCGTGATACCGAAACACTCATAAAAAAAATAAAAGAAGAGCCAAATAAGACTAAAAAATCTCCCAAAGAATATATGCGAAATATCAATAATAAGCTGCTTACAGAGCTTCAAGATGAACTCAAATTGCTTGGCATACAAAGCCAAACAAGCTCATCAAAAATTACCATTTGTTTCCAAAATGATGCCGAAATTGCAACCTTGATAAAAAAAATATCAAAATGA